The following nucleotide sequence is from Desulfovulcanus ferrireducens.
TGATGAAAAGATTGACATGAAAAAGGTAAACAGTCTTGTTGATGACATTAGTGATCTTCGAGCTAAGCTTTTAAAAGAGCAGGTATCTATGCAAATTGAACTCAAAAAAGGAGGTTTCATCTTCCCCATGATGGGTAGAGGAATGGGCATGATGGGCGGCATGATGCAACCTGGGATGATGATGGGTCCAGGGATGATGGGGCCTGGGATGATGCATCCTGGGATGTTCTTTCCTGAAGAAGCTAATTAAGTCTATTAGCTGACTGAAAACAGAAGGAATTATGGCCGAAGGTAAGAGAATATGAGTTTGTTCATTCTCTGCCTTCGGTTTTTTTGATAATTTGTGTTTTACGCCTCTGCCCGAGAATAATTGTCGGAAAGAGAGGGAGAGCAATGCATAACCATAGTACAAACGGAACTAGAAAAGGACATTCTCAACATGCCCATACCATTAAGAAGGAATTTGTTGATCCTGTTTGCGGAATGAAGACTGAAAATGAAAACGAATTCCTTCAGCATAAACATAATGGACAAACTTATTATTTTTGCAGCAAACACTGCCTGGAAAAATTTCGCCACAATCCCAAAGACTATATCGGTGGAGGGATTCAGGATAATTTAGACAATATGTCCAATGATACCAGAGAACTTTCTCATAAAAGCCAAATCTATACATGCCCCATGCATCCTGAAATTAAACAGGATGCACCCGGAACATGTCCCAAATGCGGAATGGCCTTAGAGCCCATTCTCCCGGAGCCTCAAAGTTCCAGCACAGAATGGGTGTGCCCTATGCACCCGGAAGTGGTCCGTAATGAACCCGGTAGCTGCCCTATCTGCGGGATGGCCTTGGAGCCCCGTGCAGCAACAGCAATGGACGAAAAAAATCCTGAACTGGATTACATGTGGAAACGTTTTTGGGTTGGTACAGTATTCACGATCCCTCTGGTTATCATTGCCATGAGGGATATTCTCCCTGGTGGAGGGGTTTTGGATCTTTGGGCCTCTACCAAATTTTACCACTGGCTTGAACTTGTCCTTGCAACTCCTGTTGTTTTGTGGTGTGGCTGGCCGTTTTTTGTTCGGGCCTGGTATTCCGTGGTCAATAAAAGTTTAAACATGTTTACTCTAATTGGCCTTGGTGTGGGAGTCGCCTACATTTACAGTCTGGTGGCCACGCTTTTCCCCGGGATATTTCCCCCTTCGTTGCGGGGGCCAGATGGTATGGTTGGAGTATACTTTGAGGCTTCAGCAGTAATTGTTACCCTGGTACTCCTTGGCCAGGTGCTTGAACTTAAGGCCCGTAGCCAAACAGGTGCGGCAATCAAAGCCCTCCTGGGGTTGGCACCAAAGACTGCAAGACTGATTAGTGATGACGGAGAAAAAGACGTCCCGCTGGAATTGGTCAAACCTGGAGATTTGCTCAGAGTTCGTCCCGGAGAAAAAATTCCCGTTGATGGAGTGGTTATTGAGGGAACAAGTAATGTTGATGAATCAATGATTACTGGTGAGCCTGTTCCGGTAGCAAAAGGACCTAATGATCGAGTAGTGGGGGCCACTGTTAACGGCACAGGCACCCTGATCATAAAGGCGGAAAAAGTCGGGGCAGAAACTTTACTTTCTCAGATAGTGCAGATGGTTGCTGAAGCCCAACGCAGCCGAGCCCCCATTCAAAAGCTTGCGGATATTGTTGCTGCATATTTTGTCCCAGCGGTAATCGCATCCTCTATCATTGCCTTTGGCATTTGGGCCTGGGTAGGACCAGAACCTCGAATAGCCCACGCACTCATCGCCGCAGTCTCAGTCCTTATCATTGCCTGTCCCTGCGCTCTAGGTCTTGCGACCCCCATGTCGATCATGGTCGCCACGGGCAAGGGAGCAACCATGGGGATTCTTTTTCGGGATGCCGAGTCTATAGAAATACTTCGCAAGGTGGATACATTGGTAGTGGACAAAACAGGGACTCTTACTGAAGGAAAACCCAAATTGACAAAAGTTGTGCCTGCTGGTTCTTTTGATGAAAAAGAGATACTTCAATTGGTTGGAAGCCTGGAAAAAGGGAGTGAACACCCTCTTGCAACAGCGATTGTTGAGGGTGCATTGAACAGAGGGGTAGATTTGGTTGAGCC
It contains:
- a CDS encoding heavy metal translocating P-type ATPase; the protein is MHNHSTNGTRKGHSQHAHTIKKEFVDPVCGMKTENENEFLQHKHNGQTYYFCSKHCLEKFRHNPKDYIGGGIQDNLDNMSNDTRELSHKSQIYTCPMHPEIKQDAPGTCPKCGMALEPILPEPQSSSTEWVCPMHPEVVRNEPGSCPICGMALEPRAATAMDEKNPELDYMWKRFWVGTVFTIPLVIIAMRDILPGGGVLDLWASTKFYHWLELVLATPVVLWCGWPFFVRAWYSVVNKSLNMFTLIGLGVGVAYIYSLVATLFPGIFPPSLRGPDGMVGVYFEASAVIVTLVLLGQVLELKARSQTGAAIKALLGLAPKTARLISDDGEKDVPLELVKPGDLLRVRPGEKIPVDGVVIEGTSNVDESMITGEPVPVAKGPNDRVVGATVNGTGTLIIKAEKVGAETLLSQIVQMVAEAQRSRAPIQKLADIVAAYFVPAVIASSIIAFGIWAWVGPEPRIAHALIAAVSVLIIACPCALGLATPMSIMVATGKGATMGILFRDAESIEILRKVDTLVVDKTGTLTEGKPKLTKVVPAGSFDEKEILQLVGSLEKGSEHPLATAIVEGALNRGVDLVEPKDFESHTGKGVSGNVKGHSVLFGNKKLLKDFSIDYGKFAAQADQMRAEGDTVMLVGIDGEFAGLLSVSDPIKNTTPQAIEQLHAEGIRVVMVTGDNKHTAQAVAKKLDIDEVIADVLPEDKVEVVKKFQNEGRIVAMAGDGINDAPALAQAHVGIAMGTGTDVAMESAGVTLVKGDLRGIVRARLLSKATIRNIKQNLFFAFVYNALGVPVAAGVLYPFFGILLSPIIAAAAMSFSSVSVVGNSLRLKNVKL